The Deltaproteobacteria bacterium genomic sequence CGGGGATCTCCACGTCCACCTTCAGGCGCAGCTGCTCGAGCTCGCGCCGGATGGTCTGCAGCTCCTGTTCGGCCTGAACGCGCGCCTGCTCGGCGCGAGCCTTGGCCTCCCGCCGGGCGGACTCCACGTCTCGGTCCATCTCGGCCGCGATGCGGCGCTGGTCGTTGCGCTTCTGGGCCACGGCCTGCTCGGCCTGGTGCCGCGCGATCTGGCCGCGGGACTGCGCCTCGGAGGCGCGCTGGTTGGCCTCGCGGTCGGCGTTGGACTCGGCGATCTGCGCCTCCTGAATCACCCGCGCGATGCGCGCCCGCCCGAGGCTCTCGAGGTACTGCTTGTCGTCGGTGACGTGCTGCACCTTCAAGATGTCGAGGTGGAGCCCGAGCTTGTTGAAGTCGTCCGCCACCTCGCGCGAGAGGCTCTCGGCGAACTTCAGCCGATCTTCGTTGACCTCCTCCGGCGTGAGCGTGGCGAGCACCCCGCGCAAGGTCCCCTCGAGCGTCTCCTTGCCCACGCTCCGCAGCTCCTCGCGCCCGCGCCCGAGGAAGCGCTCGATGGCGTTGTGGATGTGACGCCGGTCCGAGGAGATCTTCACGTTCGCGATGGCGCGCACCGTGAGCGGGATCCCGCCCTTGGAGTAGGCCGCGGCGGTGTGGATGTCGATGGGGAGCGTGGTCATGTCCAGCCGCTCGACCCGTTCGATGATCGGCATGCGCCAGTGGCGGCCCGAGAACTCCACGCGGCTGCCGACCACCGTGCCGTCGGCCATGCGGTAGCTGCGCCCCGAGAAGACCAGCACCTCGTTCGGCCGACAGATGTAGAGGAACTGCCGGACGAAGAAGTAGAGCACGAGCAGTCCGAAGGCTGCAGCCGCGGCCCAGCCGGCCACTCCGATGAGCTCGTTGATCTCTTTCTGCGAGAGCACCTCGACTAGCATCTAGTCCCCTCCTTCCGGCTCTCCCCCGTCGGGGGAGCGCACGACCTCGAGCGCATGATCCTTATAATCGATGACCAGCACGCGGCTCCCCGGTGGCAGCGCGAGCCGGTCCGCCGACCGCGCGGGCAGGTCCACGTGCTGCCCGCGCACGCTGAGCCGCACCTTTCCCGTCCCCTCCTCGGGGAGCGGCAGGAGCACCGCCCCCTCGAGCCCCTTGAAGTCCTGCTCCCCGGGAACGCGCCCGACCTCGGTGCGCTTGAGGCGCTCGATGGTCCAGGCCCCCGCGAACCCCACGCCGCCGCCCGTTCCGATCGCGCTCAAGAGAGCGAGCCAGCGCGGCAGGTCGGAGAGGAGCGAGAGCAGCGTCCCCGACAGGCCGAAGAAACAGAGGAAGAAGACCCAGAACCGAAAGGAGAGGAAAGGCAGCCAGAAGGCGCCGAGGTCGTGGCCATCGCCGTGGAGCTCCAGCGCGTGGCCCGGGCCGTCCCCGTGCCCGACCTCCCCGTGCCCGACGTCCCCGTGCTCGGCACCGCCCCCGTGGTCCGTGTCCTTGCCGAGAAAGAGCGACGCCGCGAGCAGGATCCCTCCGGCCACGAGCGACGCCACGTACGCGTACAAGACGTTCATGCGGGCCCCCGGCGCACCCTGCGCCCCGGCACTCCCTGAATGTAGGACTGAGAGGCCGGTACTATCTCAGGCTCCCGCA encodes the following:
- a CDS encoding flotillin family protein; amino-acid sequence: MLVEVLSQKEINELIGVAGWAAAAAFGLLVLYFFVRQFLYICRPNEVLVFSGRSYRMADGTVVGSRVEFSGRHWRMPIIERVERLDMTTLPIDIHTAAAYSKGGIPLTVRAIANVKISSDRRHIHNAIERFLGRGREELRSVGKETLEGTLRGVLATLTPEEVNEDRLKFAESLSREVADDFNKLGLHLDILKVQHVTDDKQYLESLGRARIARVIQEAQIAESNADREANQRASEAQSRGQIARHQAEQAVAQKRNDQRRIAAEMDRDVESARREAKARAEQARVQAEQELQTIRRELEQLRLKVDVEIPAEARRRAQELLARGDASPIVENGKALSMVLEMQAKAWADAEPHGREVFLINQLERVTHLIVEKLATLRVKEVQIVDPGDGSALPNYVAGFPNTVTAVLHALRQTTGIDVPSILSSGGNGASTESAPAFMPQGGAR
- a CDS encoding AbrB/MazE/SpoVT family DNA-binding domain-containing protein codes for the protein MNVLYAYVASLVAGGILLAASLFLGKDTDHGGGAEHGDVGHGEVGHGDGPGHALELHGDGHDLGAFWLPFLSFRFWVFFLCFFGLSGTLLSLLSDLPRWLALLSAIGTGGGVGFAGAWTIERLKRTEVGRVPGEQDFKGLEGAVLLPLPEEGTGKVRLSVRGQHVDLPARSADRLALPPGSRVLVIDYKDHALEVVRSPDGGEPEGGD